A single window of Rubripirellula lacrimiformis DNA harbors:
- a CDS encoding MarC family protein: MLDFVKSVSLLLALLNPFLVIVYLFGVVQSLDHSTFRNVLVRAGLIASTVFCIFALAGDLIFSSIIQAEFASFQIFGGIVFLMIGLQFVFKGTNTIEMLRGESQHLVGAIAMPVLVGPGTLSASVVIGKKLEPLLACGAIIVAVAISLSLMLLLKSLHDRAKSTQEHLVHRYIEIAGRVTALYVGTVSIEMIMRGLQTWAQKFQN; this comes from the coding sequence ATGCTCGACTTCGTCAAATCCGTTTCACTTCTGCTGGCCTTGCTAAACCCCTTCTTGGTCATTGTCTACCTTTTTGGAGTCGTCCAAAGCCTCGACCATAGCACTTTCCGCAATGTGCTGGTCCGCGCTGGATTGATCGCCTCCACTGTCTTCTGCATTTTCGCTCTGGCTGGCGATCTGATATTTTCCAGCATCATTCAAGCAGAGTTCGCTTCCTTTCAGATTTTCGGAGGGATTGTGTTCTTGATGATCGGTCTGCAGTTTGTCTTTAAGGGAACCAACACGATCGAAATGCTGCGTGGGGAATCCCAACATTTGGTCGGCGCGATCGCGATGCCGGTGCTGGTCGGACCTGGGACGTTGAGCGCAAGTGTGGTGATCGGCAAAAAGCTTGAACCGCTTTTGGCGTGCGGCGCGATCATCGTTGCGGTCGCAATCTCCTTGTCGCTAATGCTCCTCTTGAAATCCCTGCACGATCGTGCAAAGTCGACTCAAGAGCACCTTGTGCATCGATACATCGAAATCGCGGGCCGTGTGACGGCGTTGTATGTCGGAACGGTTTCCATTGAAATGATCATGCGGGGCCTGCAAACCTGGGCACAGAAGTTCCAAAATTAA
- a CDS encoding tape measure protein, producing MTTDEKFIVRLRADLSKLKKDLLTARRLAATSAVVPVTFTKSARSEFFLKMLARQIASTQARITPTIDQRPFSRAMGQIRSEARRLAREPATIKIQADTKEAERQLRHFRSLAGRPLGGRGGAGGHGAQTGFFGRFATAGLAGGLAGGAISGGAALAAGGAAAGGAVVGKTLSTGIGSLADIEKTKSVLSIILKDGDKAAKLFAELEAIDLKLPADLQQISQAATKLAASGFAPESLASDLTTLMDTAAASSVGLGEGLDRLTRAFGQIRANGRLMGEELLQISDLGINVERVTQSQWGMSSRDLAEKSQNGEISIDEVIDGLLAGFRTDFGGSLEAQSKLLIGQLDQAADQMKAFSRSVSLPLMEPLKESLESLNSAMNTDEFDELTDALVGVSEAAGPFIAQLGMMAELAIKGAGGTVNAVKSTAPAVATEVAGLAISASKLYGNLNEATGGLFGDVAKFTAGAVTPGKRIFDDVTGVGKSAVDAASDFVVNNQTPRTKEPEKKPTTSITEGLTAVGGNIAGQLGDTANMFQTMADSLGASMADRAAAFGESTGIDFEGLPKRATMAAADLQRGDVLRADEGRQYDAMVADLPKMIQGFAETIDDPAMADAFKRSTFDVTQERDGNGRMMPVVQLKEIGELMSRGSVERTDFAGLNTIVQKNVDQQRDRELAEKRTALAEKSNEFLQAISAKLDDPRSTTVAAG from the coding sequence ATGACCACCGACGAAAAATTCATTGTCCGACTGCGTGCCGATCTTTCGAAACTTAAAAAGGATCTGCTCACCGCACGACGACTCGCCGCTACTTCAGCAGTTGTTCCGGTCACCTTCACGAAGTCGGCACGATCCGAGTTCTTTTTGAAAATGCTGGCTCGCCAAATTGCGAGCACGCAGGCCAGGATAACGCCCACAATTGACCAACGTCCGTTTTCGCGTGCGATGGGGCAGATCCGTTCTGAGGCACGTCGACTAGCCCGCGAACCGGCAACAATCAAGATCCAAGCGGATACCAAAGAAGCCGAGCGTCAGCTTCGCCACTTCCGATCACTTGCCGGTCGCCCTCTGGGTGGTCGTGGTGGTGCGGGCGGGCATGGTGCCCAAACGGGGTTCTTCGGCAGGTTCGCAACGGCAGGATTAGCCGGTGGGCTCGCAGGCGGCGCGATATCTGGCGGTGCCGCTCTAGCGGCGGGCGGTGCAGCGGCAGGCGGTGCGGTTGTTGGCAAGACGCTTAGCACCGGCATCGGTTCGCTCGCAGACATCGAAAAAACTAAGTCGGTTCTTTCGATCATCCTCAAAGATGGTGACAAGGCAGCGAAGTTGTTCGCCGAATTGGAAGCGATCGATTTGAAACTTCCCGCCGATCTTCAACAAATCAGCCAAGCTGCGACGAAACTTGCCGCTAGTGGTTTTGCACCGGAGTCCCTCGCTTCGGATTTGACGACGTTGATGGACACGGCGGCGGCATCTAGCGTTGGTCTCGGGGAGGGACTCGACAGATTGACGAGGGCATTCGGACAGATACGTGCGAATGGTCGCCTGATGGGGGAAGAATTGCTGCAAATCTCCGACCTTGGAATCAATGTGGAACGCGTCACACAGAGCCAGTGGGGGATGTCATCGCGTGACTTGGCCGAAAAAAGCCAGAACGGCGAGATCAGCATCGATGAGGTAATTGACGGGTTGCTCGCAGGTTTTCGAACTGACTTCGGCGGAAGCCTGGAAGCCCAATCGAAGCTGCTAATTGGGCAACTCGATCAGGCAGCAGACCAGATGAAGGCGTTCTCGCGGTCGGTAAGTCTTCCTCTGATGGAACCGCTCAAGGAGTCACTTGAATCACTCAACTCGGCAATGAATACTGACGAGTTCGATGAACTGACCGATGCACTGGTCGGCGTCAGTGAAGCTGCCGGACCGTTCATCGCACAATTAGGCATGATGGCCGAGTTAGCCATCAAAGGAGCGGGCGGTACAGTCAACGCGGTCAAATCTACAGCCCCCGCCGTCGCCACCGAAGTTGCCGGTTTGGCTATTAGTGCATCCAAGCTATACGGCAACTTGAACGAAGCCACCGGCGGATTGTTCGGCGACGTCGCCAAGTTCACAGCAGGTGCAGTCACGCCGGGCAAGCGGATATTCGACGACGTAACCGGCGTTGGGAAATCGGCAGTCGATGCCGCGTCGGACTTCGTCGTGAACAACCAGACGCCGCGAACAAAAGAACCTGAGAAAAAGCCGACAACATCGATCACCGAAGGCTTAACCGCAGTCGGCGGGAATATCGCGGGTCAGCTTGGCGACACGGCCAACATGTTCCAAACTATGGCAGATAGCCTGGGAGCGTCCATGGCAGACCGTGCGGCAGCATTCGGCGAGTCCACCGGCATCGACTTCGAAGGCTTGCCCAAGCGTGCCACGATGGCGGCAGCGGACCTGCAACGGGGTGATGTTCTTCGAGCCGATGAAGGTAGGCAATACGATGCGATGGTTGCGGATCTGCCCAAGATGATCCAAGGCTTCGCCGAGACGATCGACGACCCCGCGATGGCGGATGCGTTCAAACGATCGACCTTCGACGTGACTCAAGAACGTGACGGCAACGGTCGGATGATGCCAGTGGTTCAGCTAAAGGAAATTGGCGAGCTAATGAGCCGTGGCTCCGTCGAGCGGACTGACTTTGCGGGTCTGAACACGATTGTTCAGAAGAACGTCGACCAGCAACGCGACCGCGAACTCGCAGAAAAGCGAACCGCACTTGCCGAGAAATCGAATGAGTTCTTGCAAGCCATCTCGGCAAAGCTGGACGATCCGAGATCGACGACCGTCGCGGCAGGATAA
- a CDS encoding helix-turn-helix domain-containing protein, producing the protein MTVATQSSAPLPIRPDMVIDGCSVAPVHPIAVSVRTAASMLSLSERTMAKIISDGEIQTAKVGNRRLVPVHGLSDWLDRRINGGVDQ; encoded by the coding sequence ATGACGGTAGCCACACAATCATCAGCCCCGCTGCCGATCCGCCCCGATATGGTCATCGACGGATGCTCTGTAGCTCCGGTGCATCCGATTGCAGTGTCGGTTCGGACGGCGGCATCCATGCTGAGTTTGTCCGAACGCACCATGGCCAAAATCATTTCTGATGGTGAAATCCAGACGGCAAAGGTTGGCAATCGTCGCTTGGTGCCGGTACATGGTCTATCGGACTGGCTTGACCGTCGCATCAACGGAGGTGTCGACCAATGA
- a CDS encoding hybrid sensor histidine kinase/response regulator: protein MIPSENPYRRQRFVEAATIAMVVTLLVTGGVLNYRGFGQLQQNRGRIRHTNEVLMTLASTEMALKDAETGQRGFIITGEDSYLDPFKTAMAKIDNVVDQLDQLTLDDPVQHSKLPRLRKLIGERIAELQMAIEARRVGGLDAGKAAVDTDIGKQTMDLIRTHIGEMRDIGTSALSQRREAAEHSYVVGRWTSVAVTLVGFSLIAGMLFLIERNRRLDSRMRWFLEQIQDYAIFTMDANHRATSWNRGVEQVLGYSSSEFIGQDILTLLFPDDAIADGSAEAEFRTAAQHGVANDDRWMLRANRERFWASGATNAIVNDRGKLMGFSKVMRDLTHRKRAQDELADLAAKLSEVDQRKDVFLATLAHELRNPLAPIKHAIELMGMNQLDDEVEELRQVMSRQCDQMVHLIDDLLDVSRISRGKIELRSEVIDLHKIIQTSVESTTSLVCTNEQHIEVQCEAAEVFVNGDPGRLTQVVSNLLTNASKYSGKGCEIKVSVSVEQTTGGEWAVISVADNGIGIAADQLDSVFEMFEQVNDTLERGDAGLGIGLTLVRTLVELHGGEVTAYSEGVGRGSEFVVRLLRSNEVAAIEETKPQPATLTTRPFRVLVVEDQRALRVILARLLEKMGHQVETVEGGADAIRILDRFSPEIIFSDISMPGMTGYELASRLRKRESMKGVTIIAMTGYGQANDRDQAIESGFDEHLVKPVDADLLRLTLARIAEKS from the coding sequence ATGATCCCCAGCGAAAATCCCTATCGCCGCCAGCGATTCGTTGAGGCTGCTACGATCGCGATGGTCGTCACGCTGCTGGTGACAGGTGGCGTCCTGAACTATCGCGGATTTGGTCAGCTGCAGCAGAATCGAGGACGCATTCGACACACCAACGAAGTGCTGATGACTCTCGCCTCGACCGAAATGGCATTGAAGGATGCCGAGACGGGTCAGCGTGGATTCATCATCACCGGTGAAGACTCGTACTTGGATCCGTTCAAAACGGCAATGGCCAAGATCGACAATGTGGTGGACCAGTTGGACCAGCTGACACTGGACGATCCGGTTCAGCACAGCAAGCTGCCGCGACTTCGCAAGTTGATAGGGGAACGAATCGCAGAGCTCCAAATGGCCATCGAAGCTCGTCGCGTGGGAGGGCTGGACGCGGGAAAGGCTGCCGTGGATACCGACATCGGCAAGCAAACGATGGATTTGATCCGCACGCACATCGGCGAGATGCGAGACATTGGAACTTCCGCTCTGTCGCAGCGTCGTGAAGCAGCAGAGCACTCCTATGTCGTTGGTCGGTGGACCTCGGTTGCGGTCACGCTGGTTGGATTTTCCTTGATCGCAGGAATGCTTTTCTTGATCGAACGGAATCGGCGTCTGGATTCGCGGATGCGTTGGTTTCTTGAGCAAATCCAGGACTATGCAATTTTCACGATGGATGCCAACCACCGCGCGACAAGCTGGAATCGAGGTGTCGAACAGGTGCTAGGTTATTCCAGTAGCGAGTTCATCGGCCAAGATATCCTGACCCTGTTATTTCCTGATGATGCGATTGCCGACGGTTCGGCGGAAGCGGAATTTCGGACCGCCGCACAGCACGGAGTCGCCAATGACGATCGCTGGATGCTGCGGGCAAATCGCGAGCGGTTCTGGGCCTCGGGTGCGACCAACGCCATCGTGAACGATCGTGGAAAGCTGATGGGATTCAGCAAGGTGATGCGAGATCTGACTCACCGCAAACGGGCTCAAGACGAACTCGCGGATTTAGCGGCAAAGCTTTCGGAGGTCGATCAACGAAAAGACGTCTTCCTTGCCACACTGGCTCATGAGCTTCGCAATCCGCTTGCACCGATCAAACATGCGATCGAGCTGATGGGCATGAACCAACTTGATGACGAAGTCGAAGAACTACGACAGGTCATGTCCAGGCAGTGTGATCAAATGGTTCACCTGATTGACGACCTGCTGGACGTTTCGCGTATCAGTCGAGGGAAGATCGAACTGCGAAGCGAAGTGATCGATTTGCACAAAATTATCCAGACATCCGTCGAGTCAACGACGTCGCTGGTTTGCACCAACGAACAACACATCGAAGTGCAATGCGAAGCAGCGGAGGTTTTTGTCAATGGTGATCCCGGGCGACTGACGCAAGTCGTTTCGAACCTGTTGACCAACGCATCCAAATATAGCGGGAAGGGCTGCGAGATCAAAGTTTCGGTGTCGGTAGAGCAGACCACCGGAGGCGAGTGGGCAGTGATCTCCGTTGCCGACAACGGGATTGGCATCGCAGCGGACCAGCTTGATTCGGTCTTTGAGATGTTCGAACAGGTCAATGACACCTTGGAACGTGGCGACGCCGGACTCGGCATCGGTTTGACTCTGGTTCGCACATTGGTCGAACTGCATGGCGGCGAAGTCACGGCGTACAGCGAGGGCGTTGGGCGCGGAAGCGAGTTCGTGGTTCGGTTGCTTCGATCGAACGAGGTCGCCGCTATCGAGGAAACGAAGCCGCAACCGGCAACGCTGACCACACGACCATTTCGTGTTCTGGTCGTGGAAGACCAACGGGCACTACGAGTCATTCTCGCTCGGTTGCTCGAAAAAATGGGACATCAAGTCGAAACCGTCGAAGGCGGAGCCGATGCCATCCGTATTCTGGATCGATTTTCGCCCGAGATCATCTTTTCGGACATTTCAATGCCCGGCATGACTGGCTACGAACTGGCTAGCCGCCTGCGGAAGCGGGAAAGCATGAAAGGTGTGACGATCATCGCGATGACCGGCTACGGTCAGGCAAACGATCGTGACCAGGCAATCGAGTCCGGCTTCGACGAACACCTTGTTAAACCGGTCGATGCCGATCTGTTGAGGCTGACTCTCGCTCGAATCGCAGAAAAGTCGTAG
- a CDS encoding RDD family protein, producing the protein MTLDRSLGTGAYYELDDYASFSQRVAVMVVDTAVLVVAWVALGIAILTAFWFAAPAIDPSGYIFLLGAAGAWAYLVPLKRSRLRTIGYRLLGLMIVTTKGERPSLFTMTFRMMMWLFGPFNLLLDLIWLGADTEGQSLRDCYAGTYVLRSGARPIGFAPVHLTRYNGAGLSIAYPRVCRPLTDTTDGGSLGTPPTFRQ; encoded by the coding sequence ATGACGCTTGACCGATCACTTGGAACAGGAGCGTATTACGAGCTCGACGACTACGCCAGTTTTTCCCAGCGCGTTGCTGTCATGGTGGTTGACACTGCTGTGCTTGTTGTGGCCTGGGTTGCACTTGGGATCGCAATTCTGACGGCATTCTGGTTTGCTGCCCCGGCTATTGATCCGTCTGGATACATATTTCTCCTTGGGGCCGCGGGTGCCTGGGCGTACCTGGTTCCGCTGAAGCGTTCCCGTTTACGCACGATCGGCTATCGCTTGCTTGGACTGATGATTGTGACGACCAAAGGCGAACGACCGTCACTGTTCACGATGACCTTTCGGATGATGATGTGGTTATTCGGCCCATTCAACCTCTTGCTTGATCTGATCTGGCTTGGTGCGGACACCGAGGGGCAATCCTTGCGTGACTGCTATGCCGGGACTTACGTCCTGCGTAGCGGTGCGAGACCGATCGGATTCGCGCCTGTCCATCTGACCCGATACAACGGCGCAGGACTCTCGATCGCCTACCCACGAGTTTGCCGCCCGCTTACCGACACGACGGACGGCGGATCTCTAGGAACGCCACCCACTTTCCGCCAGTGA
- a CDS encoding SHD1 domain-containing protein — protein sequence MRAAILFAFLSIAVSSYGREWVDSTGKHRVQADFVAISEDGESLTLKKDDQSTVSLPLSRLRKQDQDYAKFLAAGGDELVSQLSDPKQSIRHAAAAKLIALGNLPEDSVKPVLAFIDKEIVEMVPVPPKNRKRLEKIELVGDETSLIRIKAKPTEFLGEEVIIVGVVSPSSYYNYGYDNAESTHFATDFSELSTDLTRLGRAHVYIPKVFSGLLVDGMAESVESGLDGKLVRMKVSLDPRRYEDAGTWDLLECSDWQLYGGEAQGWLPWSQDGLKLGVGCLQQLNRVAPVLSLLTRPNVQTSEAVDFVIRLLAAQSLKGIDIQRSDVDSIVDVIVASEALVNEEIDTSVRQACINAIAVSEKTVRRRAVDLLKMEYLRARRVDNAYGVNWSQRAVAALR from the coding sequence ATGCGAGCCGCGATTCTATTTGCTTTCCTGTCGATCGCCGTGAGTTCGTACGGTCGGGAATGGGTTGATTCAACGGGGAAACATCGGGTGCAAGCAGACTTCGTCGCGATATCGGAAGATGGCGAGTCTCTGACACTAAAAAAAGACGACCAGTCCACCGTTAGCCTGCCGTTGTCGCGGCTTCGCAAGCAGGATCAGGACTATGCAAAGTTCCTTGCCGCTGGTGGTGATGAGCTAGTGTCGCAGCTATCCGACCCGAAGCAATCAATTCGCCATGCAGCAGCAGCCAAGCTGATTGCATTAGGTAACCTTCCTGAGGACTCGGTTAAACCCGTGCTCGCATTCATCGACAAAGAGATTGTCGAGATGGTCCCCGTTCCGCCGAAGAACCGGAAGCGTTTAGAGAAAATCGAGCTGGTCGGTGACGAAACTTCGCTCATCCGTATCAAAGCGAAGCCAACTGAGTTCCTCGGGGAAGAGGTGATCATCGTCGGTGTAGTCTCGCCAAGCAGCTACTACAATTACGGATACGACAATGCCGAGTCAACGCACTTTGCAACCGACTTTTCTGAGCTGTCCACCGACTTGACGCGACTGGGGCGGGCTCATGTGTATATCCCTAAAGTGTTTAGCGGCTTGCTTGTTGATGGGATGGCTGAGTCAGTAGAGAGTGGTCTTGACGGAAAGTTGGTCAGGATGAAAGTTTCACTCGACCCCCGGCGTTACGAAGATGCCGGAACATGGGATCTGCTTGAGTGCAGTGACTGGCAGCTTTACGGGGGCGAGGCACAAGGATGGCTTCCGTGGTCGCAAGACGGGTTGAAGCTGGGCGTTGGATGTCTCCAGCAACTGAACAGGGTTGCTCCCGTGCTTTCATTGCTAACTCGACCGAATGTCCAAACCAGTGAGGCAGTCGACTTCGTGATTCGACTGCTGGCGGCTCAATCTCTTAAAGGCATCGACATTCAGCGATCTGACGTGGACTCGATTGTTGACGTGATCGTTGCGAGCGAAGCCTTGGTTAATGAAGAGATTGACACGTCCGTGCGTCAGGCATGCATCAACGCGATCGCCGTATCGGAAAAAACGGTCCGACGGCGGGCGGTTGATCTGCTGAAAATGGAATATCTTCGAGCACGAAGGGTCGACAACGCTTACGGCGTGAACTGGTCGCAAAGAGCCGTGGCTGCACTGAGGTGA
- a CDS encoding sulfatase family protein, whose translation MTTRTRCIWVTMFLLLTASPVVGMADEAAKPNFIVIYCDNLGYGDIEPFGSTLHRTPNLNRMAREGRKFTHFCVTAGVCTPSRASIMTGCYAQRVGMHLNPRDGVVLRPLSPYGLHPDEITVAEVLKQQGYATAMVGKWHLGDQLDFLPTRQGFDWFFGVPYSDDMTARVWDRDGSQWPPLPLMENETVIEAPCDRNGLTQRYTERAMDWIADHQDEPFFLYFPQAMPGSTKTPFSSDAFRGKSQNGPWGDAVEELDWSIGQMLDQLVQLGIAENTFVIWTSDNGAPIQRDPSDLSRGSNLPLHGRGYTTSEGAFRVTTIVWQPGKVPAGTVCDELATTMDLLPTFAHLAGGDPPSDRIIDGHDIAPLLFGDADAKTPYQAFYYYHQDQLQAVRFGPWKMFLPIAASGGHPHFSGKQKSATLLFNVVDDIACQHNVASEHPEIVARMNELADQARSDLGDKGHPGPGQRPIGKAASVTPRRLPQ comes from the coding sequence ATGACGACGCGAACCCGCTGCATTTGGGTGACGATGTTTTTGCTGCTGACCGCATCGCCGGTGGTTGGGATGGCAGATGAGGCGGCAAAACCGAACTTCATCGTGATCTACTGCGACAACCTCGGGTACGGTGACATCGAACCTTTTGGATCGACTCTGCACCGGACGCCGAATCTGAACCGCATGGCACGCGAAGGCCGAAAGTTCACTCATTTTTGCGTCACGGCTGGCGTCTGCACTCCATCGCGTGCCAGCATCATGACCGGCTGTTATGCACAGCGAGTCGGGATGCATCTGAATCCACGCGATGGTGTCGTGCTGCGACCTTTGTCCCCCTACGGATTGCACCCGGATGAGATCACAGTTGCCGAGGTGCTGAAGCAGCAGGGGTACGCCACCGCGATGGTTGGCAAATGGCACTTGGGCGACCAGCTAGATTTTCTGCCGACGCGGCAGGGGTTCGATTGGTTCTTCGGCGTGCCCTATTCCGACGACATGACGGCGCGAGTTTGGGACCGGGACGGATCCCAATGGCCACCGCTGCCGCTGATGGAGAACGAAACGGTCATCGAAGCGCCCTGTGACCGTAACGGTTTGACGCAGCGGTACACCGAGCGAGCGATGGATTGGATTGCCGATCACCAGGACGAACCATTCTTTTTGTATTTCCCCCAAGCCATGCCCGGCAGCACCAAGACTCCGTTTTCCAGTGACGCGTTTCGCGGGAAGAGTCAGAACGGACCATGGGGCGACGCGGTCGAAGAACTCGACTGGTCGATCGGCCAGATGCTTGACCAGCTGGTGCAGTTGGGCATTGCTGAGAACACGTTTGTGATCTGGACGTCGGACAACGGTGCTCCGATCCAGCGTGATCCCAGCGATCTTAGCCGCGGTTCGAACCTGCCGCTTCACGGTCGTGGTTATACGACCAGCGAAGGGGCGTTTCGAGTTACGACGATCGTCTGGCAGCCGGGCAAGGTGCCTGCCGGGACCGTGTGCGATGAACTAGCGACGACGATGGATTTGCTGCCCACCTTTGCTCATCTGGCTGGCGGTGATCCACCGTCCGATCGCATCATCGATGGGCATGACATCGCGCCGCTGCTGTTTGGCGACGCGGATGCTAAGACGCCCTATCAGGCATTCTATTACTACCATCAGGATCAATTGCAGGCGGTGCGGTTCGGGCCGTGGAAGATGTTTTTGCCCATCGCAGCGTCAGGCGGGCACCCGCATTTCAGTGGCAAGCAGAAGTCCGCGACGCTGCTGTTCAACGTGGTCGACGACATCGCTTGCCAACACAATGTTGCATCGGAGCATCCCGAGATTGTTGCCCGAATGAACGAACTGGCAGATCAGGCACGAAGCGATCTTGGTGACAAGGGCCATCCGGGGCCCGGCCAACGTCCGATCGGGAAAGCCGCCAGTGTTACGCCGCGACGTTTGCCCCAGTGA
- a CDS encoding DNA alkylation repair protein: MNKNEVLRWLKENRDERGIAHWNQKPRGLKSFGIGLTKLRAFAKQIGKDHKLAADLWDSDHYDARILGMLVDDPKLMTRQQAQSQVTQLGDGMMSHVFASCGAPLAKTPFALELAAEWMDDDDAAKRRCGYSLLYELSKKNPKGMDDAFLADRIQRIRQTIQAEDMWVREAMASALMGIGKRTPALNKKAIAAAKAIGPIDVDYGDDNQCQALDVLKHLTSDHLKRKFAKP; encoded by the coding sequence ATGAACAAGAACGAAGTTTTGCGGTGGCTGAAAGAGAACCGGGATGAGCGAGGAATCGCGCACTGGAATCAGAAGCCTCGCGGTCTGAAAAGTTTTGGCATCGGGCTGACCAAACTACGGGCCTTCGCCAAACAGATCGGCAAGGATCACAAACTTGCCGCTGACCTCTGGGATTCGGATCATTACGACGCTCGCATCCTGGGCATGCTCGTTGACGATCCTAAGTTGATGACTCGCCAGCAGGCCCAATCGCAGGTTACCCAGTTGGGCGACGGGATGATGTCGCACGTCTTCGCTTCCTGTGGTGCCCCGTTGGCGAAGACTCCATTCGCGTTGGAACTCGCTGCCGAGTGGATGGACGACGACGATGCAGCCAAGCGGCGATGCGGATACTCGCTGCTCTACGAATTGTCGAAGAAAAATCCCAAGGGAATGGACGACGCGTTTCTGGCCGATCGCATCCAGCGCATCCGCCAAACCATCCAAGCCGAAGATATGTGGGTACGCGAAGCGATGGCCAGCGCGTTGATGGGAATCGGCAAGCGAACCCCAGCGCTGAACAAAAAAGCGATTGCCGCCGCCAAGGCGATCGGGCCCATCGACGTGGATTATGGGGACGACAATCAATGCCAAGCATTGGATGTCCTTAAACACCTGACCAGCGACCACCTGAAGCGAAAGTTTGCGAAGCCTTGA
- a CDS encoding toprim domain-containing protein yields MSTSTFTMDFTEVDAEATGRCKSIISALTPISEDILEPRPSNQKNDHTCPLCGHGSFFVDEDVDQHGRVNCHRCNIHTGGPRDTVSQFGGFDSHEAAERIAEYLGIWSAEDVGKPKPTLPKLGIVEAVSKAKRMPLDAFRKFGAKPEKRKTGGKLIEVARVPFWNEHGEMFSYCDLTPNDKALNKPGKGNTGLFLPGRVPAAGETWHGVEGVKDAAALTGLGYLAFGYSGSQLNERFAPLFRGANVVLVPDLDMPGQVGAQKSGGRLFGIAESVRVARLPGEILASKGKDVRDILLTEEGEAKVRDAIANASFWKPDPVGYADSLDADEIGLSCASETPPGNADKKAQGLQDCELILIDGDPVSFRFRCLSVSEKFCELSDWAPSLPAMKKEFLKQTHRPLPMAVCRKWKTLPDRLARPGVMTVERPDASEDYTCVIASAVLRHAAGWLSFENAAAVDWDLVGRRGSIRISGTVYLHAENLHSVLSVEDRMFELTRKRLAKVLRLAGAESKITQLGNGSTATRKRLWPLSTTNIEKLEGIAIGNY; encoded by the coding sequence ATGAGTACCTCTACATTCACGATGGATTTCACAGAGGTTGACGCGGAAGCAACTGGTCGGTGCAAATCGATCATCAGTGCCTTGACACCCATCAGCGAAGACATTCTAGAACCTCGCCCCAGCAATCAGAAGAACGATCACACGTGCCCGCTTTGCGGACACGGCTCGTTCTTTGTTGACGAGGACGTCGACCAGCATGGTCGCGTTAACTGCCATCGATGCAACATTCATACGGGCGGTCCCCGCGATACCGTCTCACAGTTCGGCGGTTTTGACAGCCATGAGGCTGCTGAGCGAATCGCTGAGTATCTCGGAATTTGGTCGGCTGAGGACGTGGGCAAGCCAAAGCCTACCTTGCCAAAATTGGGCATCGTGGAAGCTGTGTCGAAAGCAAAGCGAATGCCACTCGATGCATTCCGCAAGTTTGGAGCAAAGCCAGAAAAGCGAAAGACAGGTGGGAAGTTGATCGAAGTGGCTCGAGTGCCATTTTGGAACGAGCACGGCGAGATGTTTTCGTACTGCGACCTCACTCCCAACGATAAAGCCCTCAACAAGCCCGGAAAAGGTAATACTGGGTTGTTCCTGCCTGGCAGAGTCCCGGCAGCGGGCGAGACTTGGCACGGCGTCGAAGGCGTCAAGGACGCCGCAGCGTTGACTGGGCTTGGCTATCTAGCGTTTGGGTATTCCGGTAGCCAACTAAACGAGCGGTTTGCACCGCTATTTCGCGGTGCAAACGTGGTGCTGGTGCCCGACTTGGATATGCCGGGGCAAGTCGGAGCCCAAAAGTCAGGCGGACGACTCTTTGGCATTGCCGAGTCGGTTCGCGTTGCTCGCTTACCTGGCGAGATTCTCGCCAGCAAAGGCAAGGATGTTCGGGACATTCTCCTGACAGAGGAAGGCGAAGCGAAGGTCCGAGATGCAATTGCGAATGCATCATTTTGGAAGCCGGATCCGGTTGGATACGCGGACTCTCTTGACGCGGATGAAATCGGCTTGAGCTGTGCAAGTGAAACGCCTCCCGGCAATGCAGATAAAAAGGCTCAAGGTCTCCAAGACTGTGAACTGATTTTGATCGATGGTGACCCTGTTTCGTTTCGCTTTCGTTGCCTATCCGTAAGCGAAAAGTTCTGTGAGCTATCGGACTGGGCACCATCTTTGCCCGCAATGAAAAAAGAATTTCTGAAGCAGACACACAGGCCGCTACCTATGGCGGTGTGCCGAAAGTGGAAAACACTTCCTGATCGGCTGGCACGCCCCGGAGTAATGACGGTCGAGCGACCAGACGCGTCCGAAGACTACACATGCGTAATCGCGTCCGCTGTGCTTAGACATGCAGCAGGTTGGCTTAGCTTTGAAAATGCCGCAGCAGTGGATTGGGATTTGGTTGGTCGGCGTGGGTCGATTCGTATCAGCGGAACCGTCTACCTTCACGCTGAGAATCTACACAGCGTGCTATCGGTTGAAGACAGAATGTTTGAGCTAACCCGGAAGCGTCTTGCAAAAGTACTTCGATTAGCCGGAGCCGAATCTAAGATCACGCAACTTGGGAACGGATCGACCGCGACCCGGAAACGCTTATGGCCGTTGTCAACCACGAACATCGAAAAGCTGGAGGGAATCGCCATCGGCAACTACTGA